ACATGACTTAAAGCGCTTCCCTCTTTGCCTTTGCAGTTATCAGCCTGGTATGGTGGCGAAATTACAACATCGTCCATGACCAGTATGTTCTTCTCCTGCCATTTACAGTCTTTGATGCTACAGAACACATCATTAGATTAACATCTGGAAACATTTAACTGGTAAAACAGTCCTTGACCTTGAGCTGAGGAGTCAAGTCTATTTAAACAATGTGTTCTATTCTGATGTTTCTAAATAATGCATGAAATCTCAATTgtaataattgtatttatttatggtTGACCAATCACACCGGTATAAATTCTGCATCTGCATTGCGGGGTAAAACTGAGGTGTCGGATTAGATTGTTGTTCCCGCTTCTTGCCAATTTAAACTAAGCTTAAGAGCCAAATCAGGTCAAGACCTCAAACGTCACCTGCCTAGACGTAGCCAGTATGACTGAAAAAAGGCAATTCAGTAGGCCCATTTCCATGTACAATGAGGAAAATGGATCAATAAACTATTTTTTCCCTACTACTTCAATTTTGTCCTCAAATCAACTGCCCATATTAGTTAGCCAGTAATTCTTAATCGTATCCTATTCCACCCACCGATTCTTTGCCCCTCAGGAATTAATCAAGTtcattgaatttttttttttaaaaggcactTACGTTTTGTGAATAGTCTGGAATAGCAGCTGGCCCTCCGCAGAAACCCCAGCACTGATTGCATAGGCTTGGGACAGCTTGTCCTCCTTCTCTGACCGTGCCCGATTGGCAAGCTGGGAAGAAGATGGCCGAGAGGAGAAAGTTAGGAGGGGATCTGGAGTAAAAGGCACTCAACCAACGTGCGTCGAGGTGCAATCACAAACTATAAGAGCATTTGAAGGGAATAGGCGTGAAACGCAACTCTCGCTCTCAATTGAAAACACAATTGACAACCTTGACCAGAaacatcaaatacaattttattggtcacatacacatggttagcagatgttaatgcgagtgtagcgaaatgcttgtgagaTGAGAAAGTTGACAAGGAAGATTTAACAATGACTGACACAGATGGGTGGTTATTTGAGACGGGTGACAAATGTAGCTCATGTCATCATCATAAATAAACCCACACTGGGCCAGTTAATATTTAGTTTTCCAGACAAATAGACTAATCATACGCACTTTAAGAAGACTGAAGCATAGTCTACACAAATAGACATTTAGCAGACTACAAAAActgttctgttctacctgataatgaattgcatcAACCTGgtatcccaggtctaaatcagtccttgATTAGTGGGGAAGAATGtaaaaaaagcagtggaactggctgaATTTGAGGGACCTACAGTATGACAGCAGATGAGGGCCTACCTTGCTAACATTCAGTGACGCTAGAGGAGGAAGAGTTTCAGTGCGGTCATTTATTATATCCACTTCAGAAACATAGGCTAAATTGATCAGGATGACGTCGTTGAGGTTTGGCTTCCCACTGGAGGGAGCACATTCTGGGAGGAACTCAAGTCAAGGTAAACAAATTGTAAAGGTAGTAACATGCACACAGGACAGTTGGTGTACTAGACTAGAGCATCAGTGACATTCAAAGAATCTCAAGACATGGATAAATATAGAGTTCACACTCTAGGTCTATACAAAAACACCCCATTATATCAAAGTTCCAGACTGCATACATCCATATACTGCTATAAAACTACCTGCGCAAGTATAAATTATAATGTGCAGGCGCATACAGATGTCATGACATTTTAAGTTCATTGCTTTGGGCAGAGTAGGTATgcataaaaaattaaataaaacatatttctAGAACTAACATTCGCACTCAACTTTTTTCTTACTAGCTCTGactgctgatagctactttgaggaaaaatgtacatACTGTGACTGtggtatgtggttgtctcacctagccatcTTATTAAGATGaattcactaactgtaagtcgctctgggtaagattgtctgctaaatgactaaaatgtaagtgTAAAATGAAAATTGCACAACTGAGCATTTGGAAGGAATAGGCATGTCGCTCACGTGAGAGTCATGCCTATTCCTTCCAAATGCGCTTATGATTTTTTTGGGTTGCACCTCATCTCACGTTGGTTGAGCGCCTTCTACTCCTCTACAGGTATTTGACTGAGCAAGTATGACATCACCATCAGCAGCGTTAGAATCTTTAACATTGAAATATGATGCCCTATTATCCCtattaaaatgtaaaataaatc
The nucleotide sequence above comes from Salvelinus namaycush isolate Seneca chromosome 35, SaNama_1.0, whole genome shotgun sequence. Encoded proteins:
- the lsm12b gene encoding protein LSM12 homolog A, with amino-acid sequence MAAPGPGEYFSVGSHVSCLTCLGQRLQGEVVAFDYQSKMLTLKCAPSSGKPNLNDVILINLAYVSEVDIINDRTETLPPLASLNVSKLANRARSEKEDKLSQAYAISAGVSAEGQLLFQTIHKTIKDCKWQEKNILVMDDVVISPPYQADNCKGKEGSALSHVRKIVEKHFRDVERQKSVQRSQAQQTQKDTTLSS